Proteins co-encoded in one Corynebacterium tuberculostearicum genomic window:
- a CDS encoding 4'-phosphopantetheinyl transferase family protein produces the protein MMYPELFPESARYCYVRTDSSYTDLANFEELAAEEKSLVSQAVDVRKAEFGDARWCAHRALQELGASPATPILRGERGMPLWPEGFVGSMTHTEGMRAAVVAPTSALKSVGLDAEPAEPLPDHVLTMIARAGEMPQLLRLREAGITCPDRLLFCAKEATYKSWFPMTFRWLDFDQAEIDLREDGTLISYILARPTPVPFITGRWVIRDGYVIVSTSVPALDFSH, from the coding sequence ATTTCCAGAAAGTGCGCGCTATTGCTACGTGCGCACGGACTCGAGCTATACGGATTTGGCCAATTTTGAAGAACTCGCGGCCGAAGAAAAGTCTCTGGTTTCCCAGGCAGTTGATGTACGCAAGGCCGAGTTCGGAGATGCTCGGTGGTGTGCGCACCGAGCCTTGCAGGAATTGGGGGCCAGCCCGGCGACGCCGATTCTGCGCGGCGAGCGCGGCATGCCGCTGTGGCCCGAGGGTTTTGTAGGCTCGATGACGCATACCGAGGGCATGCGGGCTGCGGTGGTTGCCCCTACCTCAGCCTTAAAATCCGTAGGCCTGGATGCAGAACCCGCCGAACCGCTGCCGGATCATGTGCTCACCATGATTGCCCGAGCGGGGGAGATGCCGCAGCTTTTGCGGCTTCGTGAGGCGGGGATTACCTGCCCGGACCGATTGCTTTTTTGTGCCAAGGAGGCCACATATAAGTCGTGGTTTCCCATGACCTTTCGCTGGCTGGACTTTGACCAAGCAGAAATTGACCTGCGCGAGGATGGCACGCTTATTTCCTATATTTTAGCTAGGCCCACACCGGTGCCTTTTATCACTGGACGCTGGGTAATCCGAGACGGCTACGTTATCGTCTCCACCTCGGTTCCGGCTTTAGACTT